One window of the Carnobacterium maltaromaticum DSM 20342 genome contains the following:
- a CDS encoding pseudouridine synthase: protein MERLQKVIAHAGVASRRKAEELIATGHVKVNGLTVKEMGIQIGNSDVVEVDGVPIDREQPVYFLLYKPRNTISAVSDDKERRVVTDFFGGVSQRIYPVGRLDYDTTGVLIMTNDGELSQQLMHPKYHIPKTYVAKVKGMVDPMSIKKLERGIKIDGKKTAPAKANLISADRVKQTSIVELTIYEGRNRQVKNMFMALGFPVQKLKRETYGSLNLEGLKPGEWRELKSFEVNSLRNLAKESQNQKDKR from the coding sequence ATGGAACGATTACAAAAAGTTATTGCACACGCAGGTGTTGCGTCAAGACGTAAAGCTGAAGAATTAATTGCTACAGGTCATGTTAAGGTGAACGGGCTAACTGTTAAAGAAATGGGTATTCAAATTGGAAATTCTGATGTTGTTGAAGTTGATGGTGTTCCCATTGATCGTGAGCAACCTGTTTATTTCTTACTATACAAACCACGAAATACTATTTCTGCAGTATCAGATGACAAAGAGCGTCGTGTTGTGACTGATTTCTTTGGTGGAGTTTCACAACGTATTTATCCAGTTGGAAGATTAGATTATGATACAACTGGTGTTTTAATCATGACAAATGATGGTGAATTATCGCAACAACTGATGCATCCTAAGTACCACATTCCAAAAACTTATGTAGCGAAGGTAAAAGGAATGGTAGATCCAATGTCAATCAAAAAATTAGAACGTGGAATCAAAATAGATGGCAAAAAAACAGCTCCTGCTAAAGCTAATTTAATTTCAGCAGATCGTGTAAAACAAACGTCTATTGTTGAGTTGACTATCTATGAAGGTCGTAATCGCCAAGTTAAAAATATGTTTATGGCATTAGGTTTTCCAGTTCAAAAATTAAAGCGCGAAACCTATGGTTCTTTAAATTTAGAAGGCTTAAAACCGGGTGAATGGCGTGAGTTGAAATCATTTGAAGTGAATAGCTTACGCAATTTAGCAAAAGAATCTCAAAACCAAAAAGATAAACGCTAA
- the scpB gene encoding SMC-Scp complex subunit ScpB, with translation MNEIGAVETLLFVAGDEGLSLEEIATVLECTTQFAFQLLTQLQKNYESSKASGLMLLEVGNHYQLATKKEYAGIIKKYAVSPLSTNLSQAALETLAIIAYKQPLTRMEIDEIRGVQTSGALQKLLLRGLIEDKGRVNGPGRAILYGTTNYFMDYFGLKNIKELPAIDELEQDQEEVESDLFFEKFNQQFQSQEE, from the coding sequence ATGAATGAAATTGGTGCTGTAGAAACGTTACTTTTTGTGGCAGGAGATGAGGGGCTTTCTTTAGAAGAAATTGCGACTGTTTTAGAATGTACAACGCAATTTGCTTTTCAATTATTAACACAGCTACAAAAAAATTATGAGTCTTCTAAGGCGAGTGGTTTAATGCTGCTTGAAGTAGGGAATCACTATCAGTTAGCAACAAAAAAAGAATATGCTGGAATTATAAAAAAATATGCTGTCTCACCCTTATCAACAAATTTATCTCAGGCAGCCTTAGAAACGTTGGCAATTATTGCGTATAAGCAACCTTTAACGAGAATGGAAATCGATGAAATTCGTGGTGTCCAAACAAGTGGAGCCTTACAAAAACTATTACTTAGAGGATTAATTGAAGATAAAGGTCGTGTAAATGGCCCAGGACGGGCGATTTTATATGGGACTACGAATTATTTTATGGATTATTTTGGTTTAAAGAATATTAAAGAACTGCCAGCAATTGATGAATTAGAACAAGATCAAGAAGAAGTTGAATCTGATTTGTTTTTTGAAAAATTCAATCAACAATTTCAATCGCAAGAAGAATAA
- a CDS encoding segregation/condensation protein A: MADITVKIDVFEGPLDLLLHLIQQLELDIYDIPMAEITAQYLAYLHTMKELELDIAGDYLVMAATLMAIKSKMLLPKQELEVDEDEEGFYEEGEDPRDALVDQLLEYRKYKYAADLLKDKEEERSQYYTKTPMNLQDLQIDVPLQPLQVTTIDLFTAFHQMITKKQQKIPMQTKISSEEITIDEKMKTIVKRLKRLKKDEAILFDDFFQDPTKSEMVTTFMALLELIKEGAIWINQEEICGDILVYGSQDENETTQGVE; the protein is encoded by the coding sequence ATGGCAGATATCACTGTTAAAATTGATGTTTTCGAAGGACCTCTAGATTTATTGTTACACTTAATTCAACAGTTGGAATTAGATATTTATGATATTCCGATGGCTGAAATCACTGCCCAGTATCTAGCCTATCTCCATACTATGAAGGAGCTAGAGTTAGATATAGCAGGTGATTATTTAGTAATGGCAGCAACTTTGATGGCGATAAAAAGTAAAATGCTTTTACCAAAGCAAGAATTGGAAGTAGACGAGGACGAAGAAGGCTTTTATGAAGAGGGAGAAGATCCTCGAGATGCCTTAGTTGATCAGTTACTAGAGTATCGTAAATACAAATATGCGGCAGACCTACTCAAAGATAAAGAAGAAGAGCGGAGCCAATATTACACAAAAACACCAATGAATTTGCAAGATTTACAGATTGATGTTCCTTTGCAGCCATTGCAGGTAACGACAATTGATTTATTTACTGCTTTTCATCAAATGATTACAAAAAAACAACAAAAAATACCCATGCAAACGAAGATTTCGTCAGAGGAAATTACAATTGATGAAAAGATGAAGACAATTGTCAAACGATTAAAACGCTTAAAAAAAGATGAAGCTATTTTATTTGATGATTTCTTTCAAGATCCAACTAAATCAGAAATGGTCACAACTTTTATGGCTCTTTTAGAGTTAATTAAAGAAGGAGCGATTTGGATCAATCAAGAAGAAATTTGTGGAGATATTTTAGTTTACGGATCTCAAGATGAAAATGAAACAACTCAAGGAGTAGAATGA
- a CDS encoding GNAT family N-acetyltransferase: MLINYKNDYEKIMMGLLSFVPDLKEVSRLKAEINWYQAEENRRLYLWSNEETTDFIGMLGIEIEPEMVLLRHISINPSFRKEGISFRMLQELDEKLPERKIIGTLETAPIIAKWEHYKENSEKPNELT, translated from the coding sequence ATGTTAATTAACTACAAGAATGATTATGAAAAAATTATGATGGGGTTACTCTCTTTTGTGCCTGATTTAAAAGAGGTTTCACGTTTAAAAGCAGAGATTAATTGGTATCAAGCAGAAGAAAATCGACGCTTATATTTGTGGAGCAACGAGGAAACTACCGATTTTATTGGAATGTTAGGCATTGAAATTGAGCCGGAAATGGTTTTACTACGTCATATTTCGATTAATCCATCTTTTCGTAAAGAAGGCATCAGTTTTCGAATGCTGCAGGAACTAGATGAGAAGTTACCAGAAAGAAAAATAATTGGAACATTAGAAACAGCGCCTATCATTGCTAAATGGGAGCATTATAAAGAAAATTCTGAGAAACCGAACGAGCTAACTTAA
- the lysA gene encoding diaminopimelate decarboxylase — protein sequence MENSLLTGTMKINQENHLEIGGVDTVKLVEKYGTPVYVYDVFQIKKQARAFKQAFSAQNITAQVAYASKAFACLAMYQLMAQEGLSVDVVSGGELYTAIQADYPPEKIHFHGNNKTESELIEALNYKIGCFVVDNFSELHLLHKLTTERKQEVNILLRVTPGVEAHTHEYISTGQEDSKFGFDLLNGQAKSAVDLALTMPYMKLIGLHSHIGSQIFETEGFIMAIDKLLASVKEWQKATAFDLEVLNLGGGFGIRYIESDKPLAISEYVDRIIAEVIAKTTEYGITMPEIWIEPGRSIVGDAGITLYQTGSEKEVPNVRNYLAVDGGMSDNIRPALYDAEYTGILANRGNDPVTETYSIAGKCCESGDMLIWDLPLPKAERNDILAVFSTGAYGYSMANNYNRIPRPPVVFVENGTDYLVVERESYADLMRLDRSLPKG from the coding sequence ATGGAGAATTCTTTATTAACGGGGACTATGAAAATTAATCAAGAAAACCATTTAGAAATTGGTGGGGTAGACACAGTTAAACTAGTGGAGAAATATGGAACGCCTGTTTATGTATATGATGTTTTTCAAATAAAAAAGCAAGCAAGAGCTTTTAAACAAGCTTTTTCGGCACAAAATATAACAGCTCAAGTAGCCTATGCAAGCAAAGCCTTTGCATGTCTAGCTATGTATCAATTAATGGCGCAAGAGGGTCTTTCTGTCGATGTCGTTTCTGGTGGTGAATTATATACAGCCATTCAAGCTGATTATCCACCTGAAAAAATACATTTTCATGGAAATAATAAAACAGAAAGTGAATTGATCGAAGCCTTAAACTATAAAATCGGTTGTTTTGTCGTTGATAATTTTAGTGAGTTGCATTTGTTGCATAAGTTGACCACTGAACGGAAACAAGAAGTCAACATCTTACTACGTGTTACACCTGGCGTAGAAGCTCATACTCATGAGTATATTTCAACGGGACAAGAAGATTCTAAATTTGGGTTTGATCTCTTAAATGGTCAAGCTAAATCGGCAGTTGATTTAGCGTTAACAATGCCTTACATGAAACTGATTGGGTTACACAGCCATATCGGCTCGCAAATTTTCGAGACAGAAGGATTTATAATGGCGATTGACAAGTTGCTCGCTTCTGTTAAGGAATGGCAAAAAGCAACAGCTTTTGATTTGGAAGTTCTTAATCTTGGCGGTGGATTTGGCATTCGTTATATCGAAAGTGACAAACCTTTAGCCATTTCAGAATATGTTGATAGAATTATCGCTGAAGTAATTGCTAAAACCACAGAGTATGGAATTACGATGCCTGAAATTTGGATTGAGCCAGGACGCAGTATCGTTGGAGACGCAGGTATTACGTTGTATCAAACAGGATCCGAAAAAGAAGTACCAAATGTGCGCAACTATTTAGCTGTGGATGGTGGAATGTCTGATAACATTCGTCCGGCACTCTATGATGCTGAGTATACTGGGATTTTAGCCAATCGTGGAAATGATCCAGTTACAGAAACTTATTCGATAGCAGGAAAATGTTGTGAATCTGGGGATATGTTAATTTGGGATTTACCGTTACCAAAAGCAGAGCGTAATGATATTTTAGCTGTTTTTAGTACAGGTGCCTACGGATATTCGATGGCTAATAACTATAATCGTATTCCAAGACCTCCAGTTGTATTTGTGGAAAACGGAACGGACTATCTAGTCGTTGAAAGAGAAAGCTATGCTGATCTAATGAGATTAGACCGCTCCTTACCGAAGGGTTAA
- a CDS encoding purine-nucleoside phosphorylase produces the protein MTTKLQEKITEAAEFIKKQGIEDVEIGLILGSGLGELGDEVGEAKKIKYDQIPHFPVSTVEGHAGQLVYGQLGGKKVLAMQGRFHFYEGYTLEEVTFPIRVMKELGIHSVIVTNAAGGINTSFAQGELMLITDHINYTGVNPLMGPNDPAMGPRFTDMSQAYDVAYQQIVREVAKEMSLDLKEGVYIGYTGPTYETPAEIKMSRIMGADAVGMSTVPEVIVAAHAGLRVIGISCITNLAAGMQESLNHDEVVETTQRVKGTFKALVKNTLAAI, from the coding sequence ATGACTACAAAATTACAAGAAAAAATAACAGAGGCAGCAGAATTTATCAAAAAACAAGGTATTGAAGATGTAGAAATTGGCTTGATTTTAGGTTCAGGACTCGGTGAACTTGGTGATGAGGTTGGAGAAGCTAAAAAGATTAAATATGATCAAATTCCTCATTTTCCAGTTTCAACAGTTGAAGGTCATGCAGGCCAGCTTGTTTATGGACAACTAGGTGGGAAAAAAGTTTTAGCTATGCAAGGTCGTTTTCATTTTTATGAAGGCTATACTTTAGAAGAAGTTACATTTCCAATTCGCGTGATGAAAGAGCTTGGCATTCATTCAGTAATCGTAACAAATGCCGCTGGTGGTATCAATACAAGCTTTGCACAAGGTGAATTAATGCTGATTACTGACCATATTAATTATACGGGCGTAAATCCTTTGATGGGACCCAATGATCCTGCTATGGGACCACGATTTACTGATATGAGTCAAGCTTACGATGTTGCTTACCAACAAATAGTTCGAGAAGTTGCCAAGGAAATGAGTTTAGATTTAAAAGAGGGTGTTTATATTGGCTATACAGGTCCTACGTATGAAACACCAGCTGAAATCAAAATGTCAAGAATAATGGGAGCTGACGCAGTAGGGATGTCTACGGTTCCGGAAGTGATTGTAGCTGCACATGCAGGGCTGAGAGTTATTGGTATCTCATGTATCACGAACTTAGCTGCCGGAATGCAAGAAAGCTTGAACCATGATGAGGTTGTTGAGACGACTCAACGTGTAAAAGGTACCTTTAAAGCTTTGGTTAAAAACACCTTAGCAGCTATTTAA
- the deoB gene encoding phosphopentomutase — MVFKRIHLIVMDSVGIGEAPDAEAFGDIGSDTLGHIAEEAGLTIPNLEKLGLGNIRPLKGIAERIDNQGYYTKLEEISVGKDTMTGHWEITGLNIQTPFRVFPNGFPQELLEKIEAFSGRKIVCNLPYSGTEVLEDFGEHQMKTGDLIIYTSADPVLQIAAHEEIIPLEELYKICQYVRDITLDDPYMIGRIIARPYLGTPGAFKRTSNRHDYALNPFGKTVLNDLSEAGNDVIAIGKINDIFNGSGITESVRTTSNMDGVDQLLKVMTQDFNGLSFLNLVDFDALFGHRRDVKGYAEAIEEFDQRLPEVLAELRSDDLLLITADHGNDPTAPGTDHTREYVPLLAYSPKLSGHGKIPQGHFADIGATIAENFKVDGTGFGTSFLKELI, encoded by the coding sequence ATGGTATTTAAAAGAATTCATTTAATCGTAATGGACTCAGTTGGAATCGGGGAAGCCCCTGATGCTGAAGCTTTCGGAGATATAGGTAGTGATACTCTGGGTCATATTGCTGAAGAGGCTGGCTTGACGATTCCAAATTTAGAAAAATTAGGTTTAGGAAATATTCGTCCTCTAAAAGGTATTGCAGAACGTATCGATAATCAGGGTTATTATACAAAGTTAGAAGAAATCTCGGTAGGGAAAGATACAATGACCGGACATTGGGAAATTACTGGTTTAAACATTCAAACCCCATTTAGAGTTTTTCCAAACGGATTTCCACAAGAACTTTTAGAAAAAATCGAGGCATTTTCAGGACGTAAAATAGTTTGTAATTTGCCTTACAGCGGAACTGAAGTTTTAGAAGACTTTGGTGAACATCAAATGAAAACTGGTGATTTAATCATTTATACTTCTGCAGATCCTGTCTTACAGATTGCGGCGCATGAAGAGATTATTCCACTAGAAGAATTATACAAAATTTGTCAATATGTCCGTGATATTACGTTAGATGATCCTTATATGATTGGTCGGATTATTGCTCGTCCCTATTTAGGAACACCAGGTGCATTTAAAAGAACGAGTAATCGACATGATTATGCGCTTAATCCTTTTGGTAAAACAGTTTTAAATGATTTATCTGAAGCAGGAAATGACGTTATTGCAATTGGGAAAATCAATGATATTTTTAATGGATCAGGGATTACAGAATCTGTCCGTACGACAAGCAACATGGATGGAGTCGATCAACTATTAAAAGTGATGACTCAAGATTTCAATGGTTTGAGCTTTCTAAATCTTGTTGATTTTGATGCTTTGTTTGGCCATCGTCGTGATGTTAAAGGATACGCAGAAGCAATTGAAGAATTTGACCAACGATTACCTGAAGTTTTAGCAGAATTACGATCAGACGATTTGCTCTTAATTACTGCAGATCATGGCAATGACCCTACTGCTCCTGGTACAGACCATACAAGAGAATATGTTCCTTTGTTGGCCTATTCACCGAAACTAAGTGGACATGGTAAAATTCCTCAAGGCCATTTTGCTGATATTGGAGCAACAATTGCAGAAAATTTCAAGGTGGATGGAACAGGATTTGGAACAAGCTTTTTAAAAGAATTAATCTAA
- the xerD gene encoding site-specific tyrosine recombinase XerD, whose protein sequence is MEDDLKEYLHFLTIERGLSKNTIESYRRDLVHYLDYLNEHQIASWNELDRYFVLSFLQQLKDEEKAAGTIIRMVSSLRKFHQFLKQERLSEIDPMLHIDTPKKAQTLPKILSMKEVEKLIETPDTNTTLGLRDRAMLEVMYATGLRVTELTELRLTDLHLSLGLIQTIGKGDKERIIPLGDLAIEWIEKYLRYSRVKLEKSGKRTPYLFLNHHGGGLTRQGVWKNLKKLVLLAGIEKEVTPHTLRHSFATHLLENGADLRVVQELLGHVDISTTQIYTHITKKRMTEVYKTYHPRA, encoded by the coding sequence ATGGAAGATGATTTAAAAGAGTATCTTCATTTTTTAACCATCGAGCGTGGTCTTTCAAAAAATACAATTGAAAGTTATCGCCGAGACTTAGTTCATTACTTAGATTATTTAAACGAGCATCAAATAGCTAGTTGGAATGAATTAGATCGTTATTTTGTGCTGAGTTTTTTGCAACAGCTTAAAGATGAAGAGAAAGCTGCAGGTACGATTATTCGGATGGTTTCTAGTTTGCGAAAATTCCATCAATTTTTAAAACAAGAGCGCTTAAGTGAAATCGACCCAATGTTACACATTGATACTCCTAAAAAAGCGCAAACACTCCCTAAAATTTTATCAATGAAGGAAGTTGAAAAGTTAATTGAAACTCCAGACACAAATACTACCTTAGGACTGAGAGATCGGGCCATGCTAGAAGTGATGTATGCGACGGGGTTGCGTGTAACTGAATTAACGGAATTAAGGTTAACCGATTTGCATTTATCTTTAGGATTGATTCAAACAATTGGAAAAGGAGATAAGGAGCGAATTATTCCGTTAGGTGATTTAGCCATTGAATGGATTGAAAAATATTTACGTTATAGTCGGGTAAAATTAGAAAAATCAGGTAAGCGAACGCCTTATTTGTTTTTAAATCATCATGGTGGCGGTTTAACTAGACAAGGTGTTTGGAAAAATTTGAAAAAATTAGTTCTCTTAGCAGGAATTGAAAAAGAGGTCACACCACATACTTTAAGGCATTCATTTGCAACTCATTTATTAGAAAATGGAGCTGATTTGCGAGTGGTACAAGAGCTTTTGGGGCATGTTGATATTTCGACGACTCAAATTTACACACATATCACTAAAAAACGGATGACAGAAGTGTATAAAACCTATCATCCGCGTGCTTAA
- a CDS encoding Fur family transcriptional regulator has protein sequence MKTTESPLLKIKNQLHSAGFKLTPQREATVGVLLEKEKDHLSAEEVYMLVKEKSPDIGLATVYRTLEILTELNIVNKISFNDGLARYDVRKEGAKHFHHHLLCIECGSIEEVHDDLLEDIERVVESRFHFIVKDHRLTFHGICKECQEKGKKDSE, from the coding sequence TTGAAAACAACTGAATCTCCATTACTAAAAATTAAAAATCAATTACATTCAGCTGGATTTAAATTAACCCCTCAGCGTGAGGCCACAGTTGGAGTGTTATTGGAAAAAGAAAAAGATCATTTAAGTGCTGAAGAAGTTTATATGCTAGTGAAAGAAAAAAGTCCAGACATCGGTCTAGCAACAGTCTATCGAACGCTAGAGATTTTGACAGAATTAAATATTGTGAATAAAATAAGTTTTAATGATGGTTTGGCCCGTTATGATGTTCGTAAAGAAGGCGCTAAACATTTTCATCATCACCTACTGTGTATTGAATGTGGGAGTATTGAAGAAGTTCATGATGATTTATTGGAAGATATCGAGCGTGTGGTAGAAAGCCGTTTTCATTTTATTGTTAAAGATCATCGGTTAACATTTCACGGCATTTGTAAAGAGTGTCAGGAAAAAGGAAAAAAAGACTCGGAATAG
- a CDS encoding CvfB family protein, giving the protein MNESLGKIVTGIVTDENEKAYFIQKEGVTYRLNKTETMNYQLGDPVEGFAYIAMNKDFVMTQEIPKVRVGHYAWGTVVDTRKDLGVFVDIGLPDKEMVVSLDELPTEKRLWPKKGDQLMIAIKVDQKDRMWGTLAEESVFQSIARKGKIEELKNKNITGTAFRLKLVGTYLITEDFYLGFIHPSERKDEPRLGEVIQGRVIGVRPDGLLNISLMPRAFEAINDDAGMLLAILERTQTGSFPYTDKSDPEAIQERFGISKGQFKRALGNLMKQRKIVQKDGETILVEALNENEK; this is encoded by the coding sequence ATGAATGAATCCTTAGGGAAAATCGTCACAGGTATTGTGACAGATGAGAATGAGAAAGCTTATTTTATCCAAAAAGAGGGCGTTACTTACCGCCTAAATAAAACTGAAACAATGAACTATCAATTAGGTGACCCCGTTGAAGGATTTGCCTATATTGCTATGAATAAAGACTTTGTGATGACACAAGAAATACCTAAAGTCCGTGTGGGACATTATGCTTGGGGAACAGTTGTGGATACAAGAAAAGATTTAGGTGTTTTTGTAGACATCGGTTTACCTGATAAAGAAATGGTTGTTTCGCTAGACGAATTGCCAACAGAAAAGCGTCTATGGCCAAAAAAAGGTGATCAATTGATGATTGCTATTAAAGTTGACCAAAAAGATCGTATGTGGGGAACTTTAGCAGAAGAATCTGTATTTCAATCAATTGCTCGTAAAGGGAAAATTGAAGAATTAAAAAATAAAAATATAACTGGGACAGCATTCCGTTTGAAATTAGTTGGAACGTACTTGATTACGGAAGACTTTTATTTAGGTTTTATTCATCCTTCAGAAAGAAAAGATGAACCTCGTTTAGGTGAAGTGATTCAAGGACGCGTTATAGGTGTTCGTCCAGATGGCTTATTAAATATTTCTTTAATGCCTCGAGCTTTTGAAGCTATTAATGATGATGCTGGTATGTTATTAGCTATTTTAGAAAGAACACAAACAGGTAGTTTCCCTTATACAGATAAAAGTGATCCTGAAGCTATTCAAGAGCGTTTTGGTATTAGTAAAGGTCAATTTAAACGTGCATTAGGAAACTTAATGAAACAGCGTAAAATAGTTCAAAAAGATGGAGAAACTATTTTAGTTGAAGCTCTAAATGAGAATGAAAAATAA
- a CDS encoding DUF441 domain-containing protein: MESWLFLGVILGIALIAKNQSLIIATVVVLILKLIPQTDKWMTLIQSKGINWGVTVITVSILIPIATGQIGFKDLVNAFKTPVGWIAVLCGIGVSLLSSKGVGLLAGSPEVTVALVFGTIMGVVLLEGLAAGPVIAAGLTYCILQLFQLGK, from the coding sequence ATAGAAAGTTGGCTGTTTTTAGGTGTTATATTAGGAATTGCTTTAATTGCTAAAAATCAATCTTTAATTATTGCAACTGTGGTTGTTTTAATCTTAAAATTAATTCCTCAAACCGATAAATGGATGACACTGATCCAATCAAAAGGGATTAACTGGGGAGTAACGGTGATTACAGTGTCTATTCTAATTCCGATTGCAACAGGTCAAATCGGGTTTAAAGACTTGGTAAATGCTTTTAAGACACCTGTTGGATGGATTGCAGTTCTTTGTGGGATTGGTGTTTCCTTATTATCAAGTAAAGGCGTTGGTTTGTTAGCTGGAAGCCCAGAAGTAACGGTTGCGTTAGTATTTGGAACGATTATGGGCGTTGTTTTACTTGAAGGATTGGCAGCAGGACCTGTGATAGCGGCAGGTTTAACTTATTGTATTTTACAATTATTTCAATTGGGTAAGTAA
- a CDS encoding winged helix-turn-helix domain-containing protein, protein MLVKKETVEIELTTTEFKILKYLMQHPNQVVTKERIYRSIWQEDYHEGENSINVHICNLKKKIETFPSKPQYIKTVWGKGYMLEWS, encoded by the coding sequence ATGCTCGTTAAAAAAGAAACAGTCGAAATTGAATTAACGACGACTGAATTTAAGATTCTCAAGTACTTGATGCAACATCCTAATCAAGTCGTAACAAAAGAACGAATTTATCGTTCTATCTGGCAAGAAGACTATCATGAAGGTGAAAATAGTATTAATGTCCATATCTGTAATTTGAAGAAAAAAATTGAAACTTTTCCCTCGAAACCCCAATATATCAAAACAGTTTGGGGAAAAGGTTACATGCTTGAATGGTCTTGA
- a CDS encoding response regulator, whose product MNYTVLIVENKQEANQKIAEELFASGYHIRLANSSETVDEELKKQTPDLLLIDSCSITQQELGALLKKGQKNVVPVLVITNKESQEKVLRLLGVKKEAYITSPFEINDLIKQICNLVGHQSSNTLNNQN is encoded by the coding sequence ATGAACTATACAGTGTTAATTGTTGAAAACAAGCAAGAAGCAAATCAAAAAATTGCAGAAGAATTATTTGCATCAGGCTATCATATTCGACTTGCAAACAGTAGTGAGACAGTAGATGAAGAGCTTAAGAAACAAACTCCAGATTTGCTGTTGATTGACAGTTGTTCAATTACTCAACAAGAACTAGGTGCTCTACTAAAAAAAGGTCAAAAAAATGTAGTACCTGTTCTAGTTATAACGAATAAAGAATCTCAAGAAAAAGTTTTAAGGCTATTAGGTGTGAAAAAAGAAGCGTACATAACTAGTCCTTTTGAAATAAATGATTTAATTAAACAAATTTGTAATCTTGTAGGTCACCAATCTAGCAACACTCTTAATAATCAAAATTAA